A window from Chitinophaga filiformis encodes these proteins:
- a CDS encoding DUF3375 domain-containing protein, with the protein MNKDDLYWLISTSPAIQMLRLRNTHWILPFLYGVFKEENRFSISEVQLVRLLAETLSQQDDGTEDLEEAKINFGEDEETRSRKYILNWVQKRLLQDLPDAEGNTQYQLSAYTEKVFQWMQTLQLRQHVGTESRFKLLFNSLRDIVENTEDDRAKKLEILKNKRADIDKEIKALELGIVPDRYNNAQVEERLELFTRLCYELISDFREVEDNFKAIHRTIVEQHTKAEQSKGAIIGFAFEAYDSLRNSNQGKSFYAFWDFLISRAGQEEWRQLTDQLLHTMAERKIGGDEQFLQNIKSMLLQQGKTVYDANDKMAEKLSRIISEKEIARHRRLRKQINNIKEFVFDLIEEDDNIDCGITLDDSVGIRMVMEKKLALEQKRTTVEVKQPANATEQIEDITRFSRLLNTSFINRKQLWEKVEHALKDKQTATLKEVLEHSPLENGLAEIISYYDFLREKSSRAYIVKNTTELIPLNAEQTKFVEVPYLLFGK; encoded by the coding sequence ATGAATAAAGACGATCTATATTGGTTAATATCCACCTCGCCAGCTATACAGATGTTGCGGCTGCGTAATACGCACTGGATCTTACCCTTCTTATATGGTGTTTTTAAAGAGGAGAACAGATTTTCTATTTCTGAGGTCCAGCTGGTACGCCTGCTGGCCGAGACCCTGAGCCAACAGGATGATGGAACTGAAGACCTGGAAGAAGCAAAGATCAACTTTGGAGAAGATGAGGAAACCCGCAGCCGTAAATATATCCTGAACTGGGTACAGAAAAGGCTACTGCAGGACCTCCCGGATGCAGAAGGAAATACCCAGTACCAGCTCAGCGCCTACACCGAGAAGGTATTCCAGTGGATGCAGACCTTACAACTACGCCAGCACGTAGGAACGGAAAGCCGTTTTAAGCTGTTATTCAATTCCTTACGGGATATTGTAGAGAATACAGAAGACGACAGGGCCAAGAAACTTGAAATACTGAAAAACAAACGGGCTGATATCGATAAGGAGATCAAAGCCCTGGAACTGGGTATCGTGCCGGACAGGTACAACAATGCCCAGGTGGAAGAGCGACTGGAACTGTTTACACGCCTGTGTTACGAATTGATCAGCGATTTCAGAGAGGTGGAAGACAATTTCAAGGCCATTCATCGTACCATCGTAGAGCAGCACACAAAGGCAGAGCAGAGCAAAGGTGCCATTATAGGGTTTGCCTTTGAAGCGTACGACTCCCTGCGCAATAGTAACCAGGGAAAGAGTTTCTATGCTTTCTGGGACTTCCTGATCTCCCGGGCAGGCCAGGAAGAATGGCGACAGCTCACAGACCAGCTGCTGCATACCATGGCGGAAAGAAAGATTGGCGGCGATGAACAGTTCCTGCAGAATATCAAGTCCATGCTGCTACAGCAGGGAAAAACCGTATATGACGCCAACGATAAAATGGCCGAAAAGCTCAGCCGCATTATATCTGAGAAAGAAATAGCCAGGCATAGACGCCTGCGCAAGCAGATCAACAACATCAAGGAATTTGTCTTCGACCTGATAGAGGAAGATGACAATATTGATTGTGGCATAACCTTGGATGATAGTGTGGGCATCAGGATGGTAATGGAAAAGAAACTGGCGCTGGAACAAAAGAGGACAACTGTAGAAGTGAAACAGCCGGCCAATGCCACCGAACAGATAGAGGATATCACAAGGTTCAGCAGGTTACTGAATACATCCTTTATCAACCGTAAACAGCTATGGGAGAAAGTGGAGCATGCATTGAAAGATAAGCAGACGGCTACGTTGAAAGAAGTGCTGGAACATTCCCCCCTGGAGAATGGCCTGGCAGAG